The region aagtagatctagaaatcttatgggattaatctgacaatttgattgttgttctgctgcgcataatctctgatttgatcaataaaaaccaacatattCTTTGCAGGACTAGatctcccacgtcaaactttcgttccttaactctagaattgaagtacCGGGCAAATTTTTGCTGGGCAGTCAAACGTATGTTGGACCCTTCACGTCTTTCTTCAATCATGTCTAAGGACTCAGCCAAGAGTTGGTGGTTACAATCTTTGTCATAAGTTGTATGCCGCTGAGATGGTGGAGTCACCTCAAATGGTAGCATTGCTTCATACTCATACGTGAGTGCAAATGGGGTATCACCAGTAGCTTTTCGCTCGGTAGTCCTGTATGATCAGAGTACCTCAGGCAATTTCTCAGGCCAGTTTTGTTTAGCCCATTCTAgactcttcttcagggtgtctttgagagttttgttaactccTTCTTCCTGCCTGTTTGCTTGAGGGTGTCAGACTactgagaaactttttgtgatgctaTGCTTGGCACATAAATCAGTAAACAGttggctgtcaaactgggtgccgttgtcggacACTATCTTCTGGGGTAGACCAAATCTGCagattatatttttcaccacaaattccagtactttcttggaagtgatggttgccagtggCTTGGCTTCcgtccacttggtgaagtaatcaactgccacgactgcatattgaactcctccctttccctttTGTAACTAAccaatgaggtcaattccccaaacagTGAAGGGCCATGGACGCTGCATTtgagtaagctcatttggggttgctcggggtatcttggcaaatctctgacacttgtcatatgcaaaGGCATATTCGTTCATAGCTGgctagaagtagccttgccttaaaatcttcttAGACAGACTTTACCCCCTGCATGGTTCCCATAgaagccctcatgcacctcctctAGTAGCCGccatgactctgtttgggtgacacacctgagtaatggcatggaaaaCCCCCTTTCATTGCAATTGTTGGGTATGACTATGTGTTCTAGATAAGCTGCTATCAGGGTCATCTAGGATTGAGAGTTGTCTATTAAAAGGACTAGTTCTGGCCATCATTTTTTCTCCCCGAGCAATGTACTCACCGAGGATTTGATTGACAACCAATTGAGAATCACTGTATATGTCCATGACTTCAGCCTTCACTTCCCTTGCTAACCCCAGCCCTGCAATTAATGcatcgtactctgcttcattattggatgctttAAATCCAAAACAAAGTTCACAATGTATGAGTTGCCCTTCAGGAGTGATTAATGTTTGTCCGGCCCCAAACAGCTGGTCGATAGATGAGCCATCAATGTCCAGCTTCCATACCTGGGGTTCTTTCTCAGAATGAACAATATTGGATGTTGGGTGCTCGGTGTTCTGCCTAGCATCTGTATTGGGCAGTGGTCTAGACTCTGGTGACTGCTCGGCCATTTCTACATCTGTTCATGGCAGCCTAGTACATTCAGCTACAAACTCTGCAAGAGCCTGGCCTCTAATGGCTGTTTGGGGCTGGTAAGTGATTTCATACTGCCCGAGCTCTATAGACCATTTTAGTAACCGACCAGAGGTGTCTAGTTTTAGCAGGACTTGGAGCAATGGTTGGTCAGTAATAACCTTTAtcagatgagcttggaagtatgggcgaAGTTTTCTGGACAATAGGAGCAggcagtaagttaatttttcaattataGGATACCTGCCCTCGGCTTCGACCAGTcttttactgacatagtagactggatgCTGGATCTTGTTTTCTTCTTTGACCAGGACTGCACTGACAACGTGTTGAGTTACTGTTAGGTATATGCACAGTTTTTCACCCTCCAGAGGTTTTGAAAGTATAGGGAGTTGTGCCAGCTGCTActttagagcttggaaggcttgttcgcactcttcagtccattcaaatttctttgtgcctctgaggatattaaaaaaCGGAGTACAACTATTAGTTGATTAGGACACGAATCTGCTGAGTGCTGCTATGCGTCATGTTAGACTCTGGACGTCCTTGATCTTGGCTGGTGAGGGCATGTCTAGCGGTGCCTTTATCTTTTCGGGGTTTGCTTCAATTCCCCGGgagttcactataaaccccaaaattTTCCCGACCCCACACCAAAGGAGCATTTTAAGAGGTTCAATTTCATTCTATATTGCCTCAAGatattgaagcattcctccaagtcttcaaTGATCCCTCAACCTgtttggatttcaccaacatatcatccacttaaacctccatgttatttcctatttggTCTTTGAACATACGGTTTACCAGTCGCTGATACGTGGCTCGAGCGTTTTTCAGGCTGAAcgacataactttataacagtgtAGCCCCACATCTATgcggaagctggtgtgctcctggtcgggCAGATGCAAACTTATGTGGTTGTATCctgaataggcatccataaaagCTAAGATCTCGTGGTTGGCTGTTGCgtccaccagctggtcaattctcggaagTGGTAAGCGGTCCTTCGGGCATGCCTTATTTAAATCAGTGAAAtttatgcacaccctccacttgttaTTAGGCTATGGTGCCAATATGGGATTGgacacccatactgggtagaaatCTTCCCTAATGAAGTCGTTATTTATTAGCTTATCCATCTCTTCCTTCAATGCCTTTGCCCTCGCTGGATCCAGTAACCTCCTTTTCTTCTGTATGGGCTTAAAGTGTTCAATATCGATGTTGAGAGCGTGGCTTATAATGGTTGGGCAGATCCCTACCATGTCAACATGAGACTAGGCGAACACATCTTGGGTGTTCCATAGGAACTAGATCAAGGCGGATCTTATGCTCTTGGACGATCCTTTCCCTACCTTGACCACCCTAGTCGGGTGTTGTGGGTCAAGTGGGACCTCTTCTAATTCTTCAACTGGGCCCACCCCCGTATCAATATCCCCAAAAGAGGGTCTATGTCCTCCCCCCCATTTTAGGTTGCATCCTATTTTTGGTGACGAGGCCCTGCATGCTGTGCGGTGTAGGCTGCCTTCCCTGCCTTTTTTACTGacgaattataacattctctggccacCAGTTGGTTCCTTTTAGGGCATCCTATACCTACCCGGGTTGGGAATTTGACGAGTAAATGGAAGACCGAAGTGACTGCTCGGAGGTCATACAGGGTTGGTCGACCTATCATGGCATTGTACGGAGATGGGATGTCAATTACCACAAACAAAGCCATTACAGTGTTGCTGTTAGGTGTCGTTCTCACTGTCAAAGGAAATCTTATACTTCCTACTGGGGCCATGCCATTCCCTGTAAACCCATACAGCAACTGCTCACATGGTTCTAGATCTCTGATGCATAAATTCATCCTGTTCAGGGTACTCTTGAATAGGATGTTTGTAGATGACCCATGGTCAATCATCGTTCGGGCTACGATCATGTTAGCGATCTATACCTCTACCACCAGCAGATCATTATGTGGATGATGTACGTGACTTGTGTCTTACTCACTGAATGTGATGGGCTCACACTCGTAGCGAGGCtgtttgggagtacgctcctAGACAACTGGTACATCTTCCTCCTACTCGTGCCTAAGGGAACGAGCATATCTTTCTTAAGCTTTGTTGGAGTTGCTGGAAAAATGCGTCTTGCTGTAGATCATATCTAGCCGACCAGTAACTGGCGGTGGTAGGAGAGGCTAACTGCCCTTATACTGCTGAGACTGTTGCTGATGAGGCTGTTGAGGTTGCTAGTCGGCAGTCAGCcgtacatacctcttcagatgagcattattttgtctaatgaggaattATATCTCCTCCTTcaggtggttacattcattgttttcatgaccatagtcattgtgaaaccgaCAGAACTTGGTCATATCCCGTCTAAAAAAATCCTTCCTCATTGGTAGAGGTCTTTTATACGGATCTACAGCCTGTGTGGCATTAAAAATGATTGCTCGGGTCTCTAATAggatggagtaagtagtaaatTTAGGAACATATTCCCGTGGCTTGGGCTGCTCAGCAGTCTTAGGCTTTTTATTGTCATTCTGGCTGCCTCTACTTCCAGCCCCATTACTGTGTTTGCCATTCTTAGCCCCATTCTTTCCTCCTTCTGCAGGGTTGGTGGTATTCCCAGCATCTGTTTTCCCCTGCTCAGTAATTGCCTGAGTTGGATTATCCACCTTTCGCTCGACATCCTCAAGCTGGAAGAATTCCTCTGCTCGATCAAGGAACTCTTGGGTGGTACGTGCATACTTCCTTTTCAAACTGCTTCAGAATAGACTCTTCACCTTAACTCCCAAACTGATGGCTATTAATTTACCGTCATCACTATGGGATTTCACTCTGGTGGCTTCTTGCATAAAACATTGAATGTAATCCTACAAAGGTTCATTATCTCTCTATTTTATGAGCACTAGGTCATTCGGATCGGCAGGAATGGGCATTGCTGAGGAGAATTGGGAATAGAATGTGCGAAAaaatccatcccatgatgtaattGACCCTGGCTATAGTTTGAAGAACCACTGCTGGGCAATTTCTGACAGGGTGGCCAGGAAGAACTTGTACTTGGCATCATCCTGAACTCCCTGTAAATCAGTCTGTAGTTCAAAGTTatgaacatgagatactgggtcctccAGTCTAGTGTACATCTTCCATGTCggcattttgaatttgacaggtatGGGCAGCTGATTAATACAGTCTAAAAATGGGGAACCTCTCTGCCTCTCCATTTCAATATCTGTTAACTTGGGGGCTATCAAGTACATTACCAGTCGGGTTAACAGATCTAGCTgggcttggatgttagggtctgcaGCAACCTGGGGATGTGCTACATTGCagacctcatccattctcggATCCCAAACAGGTTCAGGCAGAGCTATGTTGTTCGAATCTCGATTTTCCCTGCTGCGATTAAGAGCATCTCGAAGGTCTTCACCTCCTATGGGGCCCATTCGGTTGAAAATGGAGTTTGGCCATGGTCTGTCCCTGACATTCTGGTTGTCTGCTCGGCCAGGTACTGGAGGTACTCCCTGGAACCCTCCACCTCGAGGTGATTGGTTGTTCAGGATATCCTGCCCTTGTGGGAAAAACGGTCCTTTGGGTTGGTTACCTCTCTGACCTTGATTGTTCTTTTGGCGAACTTGGCTTGCTGCCTCATCATTATCATACCCATCAGCATAATGGGACCTGTATGCGCTACTAACCTTCAGCTGATCTCTTCGAGACCTTGGTCGGTATTCTTGATGCTGTCTGTATCGACTAGGTTGCTGCTGGTAGTTTTGAGGTTGACCACTCCTATTCAGTGCTGGAGCTCGGGGGTTGCCATCTCGTCCTGCAGCACTAGGATTCCTATCATGGCCACTGCCTTGAGATCTTGGCCGAAATTTTTTGGCTTGGTCCTGTCCCATGCCATGCCTTGGCAAGACCTACTCGTCTGCCGGTAAAGGTTGCCTATTATTGTTGGCTTGAGCGCCCCGACCAGATCTGTGACTCTTGGTCGGACCCTGGCTCCAATTCTGAGTTGAGCCTTTGGCCCATGCATGACACCTTCACCGAAACCAAAACAAAAGGATGTTGTTGGTTTTGGGCAGTAGTTCCAGCTGCAGTTCCCATACCTTGGGTTTGCTGTGGTTGCATATAGTTGCGGATGGATTCAGCCGCTTCCTGAGTCCAGTGCTTCATGTCCTCCTGACGGGTCTGCACCTCCCAGGCATGTCGATCCATCCATTCTTGAAAATCTCTCTTTTGTTTTTCGAAAGCTTCATTAAGGGCCTCTTGCGTAGTGGCTCGCCCCTGGTTCGTGGAGGCAAGCTAATCTTGCATCTCCCCAATGACTTCCCTTATCCGATAAATTTCAGGGTCAAGTCCTTCAATATCTATGTGGGGCTCATATTGTCCAGCACCTTCAGCTCCGGGTCCTGTCTGGTCGGTACCCCGTGCAGCAGCTCCACTTGATGTTCGTGCATGGGTGATTCCAGCAGAGGCAGCAACTCTGCGTCCTGGTGCGGTGGGCCCAGTGGTTTGCCCCACAACACTAGATGGATTCCTAGGTGGCAAGTCAATTCGCTGCCCACTGAAATTTCTCATTGATGCAACTTGGTGAGAGATTTCAACCTCGGGCTCTGGAGGCTCTTGGCttgaccttctggttgagactaccatccttgcatcaattgaatccaaatgtgattgtcttaggctctcaatgaaagcaccaaaatgtggATTGgtttttttagccaactgacgtggagtcaaataattaattagagagcttttaattagacaatcaatgcaccataaatgagccaagaatctagtaataatgagcaataaataatagagaacactaggatttatagaggttctgCCCCAAAAATTGGTAGTGACCtacgtcctcttagatttgtattaatcttgaagatttacacaagatcacaaggggttacaagtggatttctatgtgtaaaagacaatacaatatgGAAAAATCgctgctaagtaccaagccaggcTGCTCGGTATGTTTCTGGTGCTGGATGGTAGTCTATTTTTGTGTGTATGTTCCCCTCCATTGTGGTGGAGAGTCCGTTTTATACTGACCCTCTCACCCAAGGGTTGCGCCTGAGCATAACTGATAGGGAAATATCCCTTTCTTCTCGCGGTAGTTACAATCCTATTTGTTAGGAGGTTTGGCCGTGTCTTCAGGGCTGTTAGGAGCTTTTTGCAAGTGGTTGGATGATTCTTGCAGAGTGCTAACAGAGAATGTAACTTCTTTCATCCGAGCAGGTATGTCTTTCGTCATACCGACCAACTTCTCTCCTGGCAAGCATATCGAGCAGTGACTGTTATTCATTTATCAAGTGTATTTTGACCAATCTGCCTGTCATACTGACCAGCAAGTTTCTAGTTGTCCTCCCGAGTAGCCGAGCCTCTGGAGATATTATGCCGAGTagtaacttgtcgtatacccTGCAGGTATACATCGACCAACCTGctggggagggggggggggtcTGCCCAGTCTGTTCCATGTTTCCAAGTTTAGTTCCACGTTAGAcatgccaatttttgggataacgttttatttatttattttcagcaacaatggttaatcctCTTATTCCTgatcaagaacctcaaaatgAGAAAGAACCAGTTAATCCTCGTGATGACttcctaagtacttttcatttagtcttcaacaatctagatgtttggtacataaacatacacataattctagatgaactaaaggtgtatgatgcaatcattgatgtgcctccagatgagccatcaactttatctgattatgatagtcataaaaaatatgcgaattgaatgagatctgattatttggGTCGTCATTGCATACTAAAATCTATGCCAGATGATCTTAAATTGAGATATGTGAACCTAAAATCTACATAAGAGATATGGGAGAGGATCAAAAGAGATTCTTTTGATCACTTAAGAAGTTTtcaagaagaaagggtaaatatgatttgctcatctctttttgatatatttgaatagttgattcaaatttttaaaaaataacaagaaAAATTTGAAcgcattattaaaaaaaaaaaaaaaagaatgtgaatgaaaaacaagaaaaagattgcagattggtagaccaagagataactgacatggaaattagttattcattttcaactttgtattaagttctttttctagaaactatgtttttagattccttatttgatgaatgaacaagtttaataATTCTTTTGAATAGtaaattcaattgttattttttaaatatacttgttccacctatttcatcaatgagtataaatgataattatgaattgttCATTATTGTACAAaacatagatttaataagacatttttattctaaccccaattaagtgaaacatatatgtgaattattttttagattaatttgtaattaattagacgcataaaacaaataaaagatagtcttttattgcaaccattcaatggttctctccttGTTTATATAGTcttttaattaaagttaaccaaaaggcctttctctaataaaggataaaaaatcacataatcgtttagctaatacatagggATGTAtattgaaccttttaatgttcaaagctaaaagaaataataaatagtaagtcaatattgattgacatttattttagatatgtttaactttgatcaaatgcaaagaaaatttctattttttatgcaacattcaaagtaaagtcacttagagacttgtttgatctgatcaaaaggaagtctaaactcgaatttggaattcaagtaatttgcatgtgaacttggaattcaaactcaactcacatacaactagaatgctaatcaaaaatattattttggaaatggaatataataatattggataagattaaatagataacaagtgtttaaaattatagagtataacaagtgtctataattttaaacacttgttatactctgtacatggttgattgtacaacatcgaagacttagaagttgggattcacaagtggttatgtgaataaattaaaaatttccatgaagtcatttagtgaagcagtttaataatcataaagattacaaaagagtttgtatctctttaaatgctactttaatgaagcatgattattataatcactatattttctagttaagttgtactagaaataatgactacaagtcaagtaagtgagttactgataattaacaatgataaaaccaaagaatatcacaaattctctaaagcattgttgtagtgggagcgttagttagtaactactccattacaaatgtaaagattgttaaattgtgtgtaacacaatctaactatactttaTTCACATACTAGTATTTGAAATGAAAAAAGTTTTTACataaaacaatggttgaaacaccatgaatcaaaaaatagaatttggaattctatgataTCTGGACTCTTGAACacccaactaaagttcattgaacttcagtttgaaacatgatattcaagatgaagaggagaacaaagGACAATACAGACTattcaaagttaggttaatagccaaaggctatgaacagtcagaagaatttattacttgaataaatgtcttctactgtaaccaaacttgaatctgtttacatactcttgtccactgctttatgcatggattatgggATAGATTTAAATAAATGTATAAGTAGTCTTTACTGGAATGGCtaacatgacaaaatcatttgaagatctcgaccagaaagattttgttgtgatttttattcttaatattgacaacgtTCTATTCATTAGGAATAGTGTAGAGAAAccgtcaatagaaaagaaatggttagctgaacatttctaaatattggatttagaaaagccaagaatgttctgtacattcaattctatagagattgaaagaacaatcctgaggctctgtctcaagcaacttaaaTTTATAAGAAGCTTAAACACTTTGGTTTACAAAATCTAAGAAATGTTTTTTTCCTTCCCCgtaaggaggatgtattatctaaataataaatgtccatttattcttttactagaaaagaggacatgagacaacATTCCTACAACTCGGTGATAGACTGtataatgtatcgaatgttatatttttgaattgacatttgttaaacgtGGGAATAGTCGACATTTAtcaatccattatggattgagtcattgaataattataaggacttagttttgagtatcttaaatataatagagagTATATGTATGTGCTTCTAGGTAGAGACCAAAAGTCCCAATGGatgatctgatattaaatcttcaaagattgatatcagaatcagatTCTATAattgtggaggaaacacattaatcctgaaatgtgttagacatttcagatttatatgtttcaccacaaaagccgATAAATAAcagagcagttaaataggctatttgctTTAGTAAGTTCTTTGACATTCTGGAAAGGTTTTCaaactagaataaacaac is a window of Humulus lupulus chromosome 4, drHumLupu1.1, whole genome shotgun sequence DNA encoding:
- the LOC133832192 gene encoding uncharacterized protein LOC133832192, whose translation is MAEQSPESRPLPNTDARQNTEHPTSNIVHSEKEPQVWKLDIDGSSIDQLFGAGQTLITPEGQLIHCELCFGFKASNNEAEYDALIAGLGLAREVKAEVMDIYSDSQLVVNQILGEYIARGEKMMARTSPFNRQLSILDDPDSSLSRTHSHTQQLQ